The Caldilineales bacterium genome segment TAACCACTAACCAATAACCGCCAACCGATCAATTTCTACCTGTTGTACTCGGCGCATTCTCCGCCCCTACGGCCTTCAACATGCCCAGGGTCACGGCCAGGCCGCGGCGCACTTGCGGGTCGCGGAACTGCTTGAGCAGGCCCCACACCGAGGTGTTGACCTCCTGCGGCTGGGCCTCGGCCTGGCGCACGCCGTGGGCCAGGTTCTGCACCGTCGCCATCACCTCCGGTTGGGTCATCTCCTTGACGGTGGTGAGGATGGTGACGACGTTCTCGCCCAGTTGGCGGATGTCCTGCGGGCCGAATGCGGCGACGATATTGTCCGAGATTGTGCGCGCCTCTTTCAGGGCCACGAAATAGCCGCGGCGGTCGAGGTCATCGAGCGTCGTCACGGCGCTGGCCACGGCCTCGTTGGCGATGGGCGTCAGGTCGCTCAGTAGGTCGCGGGCGCTTTCCAACTGGTCCAGCAGATATTCCAGGTTGCGCGTGTTGCGCGCCAGCCGCTTGAGCAGATACAGCAAGTCCTCGAGCTGAAAATCGCTCTCGATTTCTGCCAACTGCTCGACCGAGGCCAGATAGACATCATTGACGATCGGCGTCAGATCGGCCTTCAGCTCGTCCCATTCGCGCTGCCGCCGTCGCTGCTCCTCGACATACTCCGCCAAAACCTGCATCTGCGCCGTCAGCGCATCCAGCTTACCTTCAAGCGTAACTTCTTGTTTCATCTTCAAACCTCCGCTTCTGATTACCGATCACTGCTCACTGACCACTGACCACTGCCCACTGACCACTGACCACTGACCACTAATTCCACTTTCCCGCCATCTGCATCTGGGCCGTGATCGGCATCGGCTTGCCTTTCAACAAAATGTTCCAATACATCCAGCGGAACAGCACCTTGCCCCAATGGTTGATACGCGACTCTTGTAGCAGCGAGAACGGCCCGGCGCCAGGGAGCGGGAACTTGCCGGGCAGCGGCTCGACATCGTAGTTGAAGTCGATCAGAAAACCCTTGCCGAAGCCAGATTCGATATAGCAGTTGGCGTGGCCATCGAAAGTGGGGCGCAGGTCCAGGCCATCGATGTAGCGCAGGAAATTCTCGATGAAGACATCGCCCTGGAAGTGGGCTACCGAACCGGCCTTCGAGCTGGGCAGGTCGGTGGCATCGCCCAAAACGAAGACATTGTCGTAGTTCTGCGCCTTGAGCGTGTGCCTTTCGGTGGGGACGAAGTTCAACTCGTTGCCCATGCCCGAACGGGCGATGACCGGGTCGCCCATATTCACCGGGATACTCACCAGCAGATCGTACTCGACCTCAGTGCCATCATAGGACGTGATCTTCTTGCCGTCGGGGTCCACCTCCATGATGTTGAACTCTGGCACGACCCTGATATTCTTCTCTTCCAACAGCCCACCCAGCCGTTCCGAAGCGCGTGGCTTGGTGAAAGCGCCCGGCAGCGGCGTCACCAGCGTCAGATCCACGCGGTCGCGCAGACCTTGCTCATGGAAAAACCAGTCGGCCAGGAACATGAATTCCAGGGGCGCCACCGGGCATTTGATCGGCATCTCGGCTATGCTGAGCACCAGGCGACCGCCGTCCCATTTGCGCAGCGCTTTTTGCAGCGCCACGGCGCCATCGACGGTGTAGAAGTCGAAGATGCTCTGGCGCCAGCCGTGCTCCATCAGCCCCGGCGTCTCCTCGGGCACGACGCGCGAACCGGTGGTGATGATCAGGTAGTCATAGCTCAGCGTCCGCCCGTTCTGCAGTTGCACCCGGTTCTTGTCCGGCTCGATGACCTCGATCTCGGCGATGATCGTCTCCACCTGGCGTGGCAGATAGTCGCGGCGCGGGCGCTGCACATCCTCCCGGCTGTAGATGCCGAAGGGGATGAACAGAAAGCCGGGCTGGTAGAAGTGGGTTTCGGACTTGTCGACGATCGTGATCTTCCAGCCGTTGTTCAATTCGTGCGCCAGTTTGTTGGCGACAATGGTGCCGGCGGTCCCGGCGCCGAGGATGACGATGTGTTTCATGGGGAGTAGGGAGTGGGGAGTAGGGAGTAGGGAGTAAGGAGTAGGGAGTAGGGAGTAGGGAGTAGGGCGCTCTCCGTGTACTTCATCACTTCATTACTTCATCACTTCGTCGCTACCGCGTCTGCGAGATTTCGGCGATGCGGTGGAGTTTGCTCAGAAGCTGGCTGCGCTCGTTGGCGATGTGAGCAAAGATGTCGGCGAGGCGTTGGACATACTGCAAGGCCCGCGCCTGCTCCTCGCGGCTCAGGTGGTGGACGTCGTGCAGATGGCGATGGATGAGATCGGGCGGGAGAGCCAGGTCGGCGGCGATAGCGGCGATGCCGGCGTCGGTGGGCGGCCAGTCATCGGGCGCAACACCCCCCACCACCAGCATGGCCCGGATTTCGTTGCCCACACGGATCATGCCCCGCGCGCACAGCAAACCCAGGTGGCTGCGTTGGAAGCGCGGGGCCAGACCGGGTTCCTGCCCCAACCTCACCCACAATTCCAGACAGCGATGCCGCCCCACCTCGGTGCTCTCGGCCGCCTGGAACAGACCGCAGGCATTGCTGGGCTGCGTGATCGGCCGGCCCTCCAAATCGGTCAGGACGATCATCACCCCCAACAAAGCGGCAAAGCTATCCTGGAGCTGTTGCAGGCAATCGACCGGGAACAGCTGCCGGGCTTCGGCCCAATCCGCCGGTGGCGCCAGCGGCGTTCGCTCCGCCCACACGGGTGCGGCCCCACTGTGGCTCTGCAACCAGCTTTCGATCTGCTCCCGCTCGAAGCGCCACTGGTTGCCCACCCGCGCCGCCGGCAGACTGCCGGCCTCGACCATGCGGTAGATGGTGGTGCGGTCTACCTTGAGGAGGTCTTGCAGCTGGCGGGTGGTGAGGAAATCGGGCATTTTGTGCAGTCTTTCACAAACTGATGCCCAAGCATAGCACACCCTCTTGGCGCCGGATATGATCTAAGTCATAGTTGGCGCATCATTTCCCACTTGATGTAACCCCGTGCACACAATGCAGCAAATGTCGGTGACCCGCGCCGGCAGGGGTGGCTCGCGGACAGGGCCGGAGTGATGTCGCTGCGCTCAGCCGGGTGCGGCCAGGGCGATGGCCGCGAATGGGCAGGCGTCCAGGCAGACAAAGCAACGCTGGCAACGCGCCGTATCGACGATGGGCGCCTCGTCGCGGTCGATCCGCAGGATGGCAAGGGAGCGGCAGGCGCGCAGGGCCGGGCAGGGGGCGCAGTTCTGGCAGCGGGCTTCGTCGATAGCGGGGTAGCACCGCAGGCTGAGCATGGCTAGCGGCCGTTTTGCAGGGCGTGCAATTGGCTGCGGAGTTGGCGCAGGGTCAGGGCCACGCCACCCAGCTCGGCATCGAGCGCGGTCACTTTCTCGTGCTCGCTGCGGATGAAGCGCGTGTAGGGGGCGATGGCCTCGCGGATCTCTTGCAACGAGCGGGCCAACTCGCGCTCGAACTGCTGCGTCATCGTCTCCAGGAGCCGCGTGCGCACCGCCTCGATCTTGGCGTCCAGGTCGTCTTTGGCGCGGCGACGGCGCGCGGGCAAAATGAACAGCCCGGCAATGGCCAGGCCGCCGGCGGCCAGGATGCCGAGCGGGTCGAGGGCGCGGGTGAGCAGGTGGAGGAGGAGGGCGCCGAGGCCGACGGCGCCGATCTCGACCGCGCCCATGGTCGTCAATGAGTTGCGCACCGACTCGCTAAGCGCCCGCGCCTCGGCCTGATGGTCGTAGGTGGCCACGACCTCGCGGGCGGCGCGGCCCACCGACTGCAACAGTTGCTGGCGGTTGATGTCGAAGCTGCCGCCGACCTCGCCCAGCACCCGGTCGCCATACTGCGCCGCCCGGCGGTTCAGATAGCCGGTCACATCCTGCCA includes the following:
- a CDS encoding PocR ligand-binding domain-containing protein, which translates into the protein MPDFLTTRQLQDLLKVDRTTIYRMVEAGSLPAARVGNQWRFEREQIESWLQSHSGAAPVWAERTPLAPPADWAEARQLFPVDCLQQLQDSFAALLGVMIVLTDLEGRPITQPSNACGLFQAAESTEVGRHRCLELWVRLGQEPGLAPRFQRSHLGLLCARGMIRVGNEIRAMLVVGGVAPDDWPPTDAGIAAIAADLALPPDLIHRHLHDVHHLSREEQARALQYVQRLADIFAHIANERSQLLSKLHRIAEISQTR
- a CDS encoding DUF1641 domain-containing protein gives rise to the protein MKQEVTLEGKLDALTAQMQVLAEYVEEQRRRQREWDELKADLTPIVNDVYLASVEQLAEIESDFQLEDLLYLLKRLARNTRNLEYLLDQLESARDLLSDLTPIANEAVASAVTTLDDLDRRGYFVALKEARTISDNIVAAFGPQDIRQLGENVVTILTTVKEMTQPEVMATVQNLAHGVRQAEAQPQEVNTSVWGLLKQFRDPQVRRGLAVTLGMLKAVGAENAPSTTGRN
- a CDS encoding NAD(P)/FAD-dependent oxidoreductase; translated protein: MKHIVILGAGTAGTIVANKLAHELNNGWKITIVDKSETHFYQPGFLFIPFGIYSREDVQRPRRDYLPRQVETIIAEIEVIEPDKNRVQLQNGRTLSYDYLIITTGSRVVPEETPGLMEHGWRQSIFDFYTVDGAVALQKALRKWDGGRLVLSIAEMPIKCPVAPLEFMFLADWFFHEQGLRDRVDLTLVTPLPGAFTKPRASERLGGLLEEKNIRVVPEFNIMEVDPDGKKITSYDGTEVEYDLLVSIPVNMGDPVIARSGMGNELNFVPTERHTLKAQNYDNVFVLGDATDLPSSKAGSVAHFQGDVFIENFLRYIDGLDLRPTFDGHANCYIESGFGKGFLIDFNYDVEPLPGKFPLPGAGPFSLLQESRINHWGKVLFRWMYWNILLKGKPMPITAQMQMAGKWN